A genomic stretch from Lathyrus oleraceus cultivar Zhongwan6 chromosome 2, CAAS_Psat_ZW6_1.0, whole genome shotgun sequence includes:
- the LOC127122426 gene encoding uncharacterized protein LOC127122426, whose product MAGRNDAAMAAAMQAMAQAVQNLPNAGGDAGSRSLATFQRENPPVFKGKHDPDAALGWLKEIERIFRVMDCTPAQKVRYGTHMLAVEADDWWLETYERLTVAGEVITWDVFRREFMRKYYPEDVRGKKEIEFLELKQGNLSVTDYAAKFVELSKFYPHYTGAGAEFSKCIKFENGLRSEIKKAVGYQKIRIFTELVDSCRIFEEDNNAHYKIVSDRRGKQHQNRGKPYDAPVGKGKQGAAPAQRTSRGGAPAGIVCFKCGQAGHKSNVCTAEVKRCFRCGKTGHAIADCKHKEMICFNCGEEGHIGSQCQKPKKSQTGKVFALTGTQTSSEDRLIRGTCFINGTPLITIIDTGATHCFISANCARRLGLKLSALNGELIVETPAKGSTTTSLVCLNCPLSIFDKDFYVDLVCLPLGGMDVILGMNWMEYNYVHINCHHKSVRFSTPEEEGVDLLPFRELRKLMKEGAQMFSLMATLSVESKAKIEELLVVKEFPEVFPDEIPSVPPEREVKFTIDLVPGTRPVSMAPYRMSASELCELKKQLEDLLEKKFIRPSVSPWGAPVLLVKKKDGSMRLCIDYRQLNKVTIKNKYPLPRIYDLMDQLVGACVSVIESVIV is encoded by the coding sequence atggctggaaggaatgacgctgcaatggctgccgcaatgcaagcgatggcacaagctgtgcagaacttgccaaatgctggtggagatgctggatcacgtagcttggcgacttttcaaagagagaatccgccggtgtttaaagggaagcatgacccagatgcagccttgggatggttgaaagagatcgagagaatcttccgggttatggattgcactccagctcagaaggttcggtatggtactcacatgctagcagtcgaagctgatgactggtggctagagacttacgagaggttgaccgtagcaggtgaagtcattacttgggatgtattccgtagggaattcatgagaaagtattatccggaggatgtccgtggtaagaaagaaattgagttccttgagctgaagcaaggaaacttgtctgtcactgattatgctgcaaaatttgtggagttgtccaaattttatcctcattacactggtgctggtgctgaattttcaaagtgcatcaagtttgagaacggactgcgctctgaaattaagaaggctgttgggtatcagaaaatacgcatttttactgaattggtggatagctgcaggatatttgaagaagacaataatgctcattacaagattgtcagtgaccgcaggggcaagcaacatcaaaatcgtggcaagccgtatgatgctccagtgggaaaagggaaacaaggagctgctccggctcagaggactagtaggggaggtgctcctgctggtatagtttgcttcaaatgtggtcaggctggtcataagagtaatgtatgcactgctgaagtaaagaggtgttttcgctgtggtaagactggccatgcaatagctgattgcaagcacaaggaaatgatttgttttaattgtggcgaagaagggcatattggaagtcagtgtcagaagccaaagaaatctcaaactggaaaggtgttcgcattgaccggaactcaaacctccagtgaggacagacttatccgaggtacatgtttcataaatggtactcctttaattactattattgataccggtgctacacactgttttatttctgctaactgtgctcgaagactgggtttaaaattgtccgctttgaatggtgaattgattgttgagaccccagctaagggatcaaCAACTACTTCCTTGGTgtgtttaaattgtcctttgtcgatcttcgataaagatttctatgttgatttagtatgtttgccgttgggtgggatggatgtaattcttggtatgaactggatggagtataattatgttcatataaattgtcatcataagtcggtgaggttttccactcctgaagaggaaggagttgacttattacctttcagagaattgcgaaaattgatgaaagagggagctcagatgttttctttgatggcgacgttgtcggttgagagtaaagctaagatagaggaactgttagtggtgaaagaattccctgaagtttttcctgatgaaattcctagtgtgccgccagagagggaagttaaatttactattgatttggtgcctggtactaggcctgtttcgatggcaccgtatagaatgtcggcatctgaattgtgtgaattaaagaagcaattggaagacttacttgagaagaagtttataagaccaagtgtgtcaccgtggggagctccagtgttgctagtaaagaagaaagatggtagtatgaggctttgtatcgattatagacaattgaataaagtaacgatcaagaataagtatccactaccgagaatatatgatttgatggatcaattagtgggtgcttgtgtgt
- the LOC127122427 gene encoding uncharacterized protein LOC127122427 yields MTVTFGPIFKLLRKDQGCVWAEDCHKAFDSIKEYLLETPILIPPMQGIHLVMYLTILEDSMGCVLSQQCETGRKEDAIYYSGKKFTDYESRYSMLENTYVLAWMLLSEYDIEYHTKKGIKGSILDDHLAHQPMDDYQSIQFDFPTDVMYLKAKDYDEPSPSEGPYPESRRGLIFDGDVNAFGNGIGAFIVTPQGYHMPFTTRLTFTCTNNVEEYEACMMGLEEAIDLRIKNYGCIWRFSFGD; encoded by the exons atgactgtTACTTTTGGGCcaattttcaagcttcttcgcaaagatcaaggttgtgtGTGGGCTGAagattgccataaagcttttgatagtatcaaagagtacctgTTGGAGACTCCTATTCTGATTCCTCCAATGCAAGGAATACATTTGGTTATGTATTTGACGATACTAGAagattccatgggttgtgttctcaGTCAACAATGTGAAACTGGAAGAAAGGAGGATGCCATTTACTATTCGggtaagaaattcacagattatgagtctcgatactctatgctcGAAAATACTTATGTTTTAGCTTGG atgttgttgtcagaataCGATATTGAGTACCATACCAAAAAGGGAATAAAAGGaagtatcttggatgaccatttagctcaccagCCAATGGACGACTATCAATCCATTCAATTTGACTTCCCTACGGATGTAATGTACTTAAAAGcgaaagattatgatgaaccgTCGCCAAGTGAAGGGCCATATCCAGAATCCCGTAGGGGCTTGAtatttgatggagatgttaatgcttttggaaatggaattggggcatTCATTGTCACTCCTCAAGGTTATCATATGCCATTTACTACAAGATTAACATTCACTTGTACGAACAACGTGGAAGAGTATGAAGCATGCATGATGGGTCTTGAAGAGGCTATCGACTTGAGAATCAAAAATTATggatgtatatggagattcagctttggtgattaa